CTCGGTCGCCCTGAAGCACGTCCAGGAGATGGTCACCCCGCCCACTACGGTCAATCCGAAGGTACCCCAGGCCCTGGAACGCGTGGTCATGAAGACCCTCCGCAAGACGCAGAGTGAGCGCTACCAGTCGGTGGCCGAGTTCCTCCGCGACCTGCAGAAGGTCGCCCGCGGGGAGGCCATCCCAGACCTGCCACCCGACCTCGCTCCGACCCTGGTCGTCCAGGGGTCGTTGATCCCGTCGGGGGGGGTCGGGAGGCGGGCCGCGACCCGCCTGGGCCAGACCATTCGCTGGGCGGGAGTCGGACTGACGGTAGTCCTTCTCTTCCTGGCTCTCCGCGTCGCCGCCGACTGGTTCAATGTGCCTACGGTGATCGTGCCCAACCTGGGCGGGATGACCGCGGCCGATGGTCAGGCGGCCCTCGCCGATGTCGGCCTGAAGTTGAAGATTATCGGCGAGGAATGGAACAAGAACGTCCCCGCCGGGGCCATCAGCTGGCAAGACCCGTCCACCAACGACACGGTCAGGGAGGGCCGGACGATCCAAGTCCGACTGTCCAAGGGGCCGACGATGGTCAAAGTCCCGGGCCTCGCCGGACGGAGCGTCCGCGAGGCCGAGGTCCAGTTGCAGGGGGCCAACTTGGTTCTCGGGCAGCAATCGACGGATTACGCCGACGACGTCCTCGAGGGTTACGTCATCGCCCAGAGCCCGAGCCCTGAGACCGAGGTCCGGGAGGGCTCGGCGGTCGACATCACGCTCAGTCTCGGACCCCAGCCGGCGGCCTTTCCGCTGCCCGATTACTCCGGGGAGAACTGGCTCAACGTCAGGAAGCGGATGGACCAAGTCAAGCTGGTCCTGGACCAGTTGACCACCCAGACCAGCGAACAGCCGATCGGCTCGGTCCTCCGAACGGTCCCGGTGGCCGGCTCGCCGGTAAGGCGGGGGGACAAGGTCTCCCTGGTCGTCAGCCGCGGGCCGTACACCACGGTCCACAGCTTCTCGCTCAGCTTCGAGGTGCCCACCGACGGTGTGGACCAGCAGCAGATAAGGATCGAACTGACCGACGCCCTCGGGACGAGGGCGGTGTATGACCGCAAGCACCTGGCCGGCGATGCGGTGAA
This genomic stretch from Bacillota bacterium harbors:
- the pknB gene encoding Stk1 family PASTA domain-containing Ser/Thr kinase; its protein translation is MSQSTRGEGAELIGRVLGRRYEILERVGGGGMAIVYKARDGILNRVVAVKVLRAQFADDEDFVRRFRHEAQAAASLSHQNIVSIYDVGEEDGTYFIVMEFVDGQTLKDRIREAGPLEAREVISVGMQIGQALSHAHQHRIVHRDIKPHNIMISRNGLVKVTDFGIARAATSNTLTATGTIVGSVHYFSPEQARGGLTDEKSDIYSLGIVLYEMLTAKVPFEGESPISVALKHVQEMVTPPTTVNPKVPQALERVVMKTLRKTQSERYQSVAEFLRDLQKVARGEAIPDLPPDLAPTLVVQGSLIPSGGVGRRAATRLGQTIRWAGVGLTVVLLFLALRVAADWFNVPTVIVPNLGGMTAADGQAALADVGLKLKIIGEEWNKNVPAGAISWQDPSTNDTVREGRTIQVRLSKGPTMVKVPGLAGRSVREAEVQLQGANLVLGQQSTDYADDVLEGYVIAQSPSPETEVREGSAVDITLSLGPQPAAFPLPDYSGENWLNVRKRMDQVKLVLDQLTTQTSEQPIGSVLRTVPVAGSPVRRGDKVSLVVSRGPYTTVHSFSLSFEVPTDGVDQQQIRIELTDALGTRAVYDRKHLAGDAVKVDINWVGTTGTLRTFADGTLLGTVPLK